The nucleotide sequence GAATGACTGTGGCACCTTGTGTCTCCCACTACATGTTTATGGGGTCTGCCTTTCTTGCACTTACTTCAGGAGACATGAGTAAAGAGTGATACTTAATTTTGCTTCTGAAGAAGATAGGATTGGGAGAGAATGGCCTTTTCTAAAAGTATTTTTGATGCCTGCTAGAGGGGTGGACTGTAATGAATTAAAGAGGCAGGTTGTTTGGGTGAAATGCAAAGTGTTCTTGCTCTTATATAGGTGAAAACATGCTTGGAGATCCCTTTTACTcaaatttttgaatgtttggcTTGACTGTGCTGGTTCACAAAAGCCACATCAAAGGTGTTTTTTGCTTAAACTCCCAAACATTTGGTGTAGTTCTTCTATTGGTCGGTTTTATTACACTTACAGGGGCACTTCCTTTGAAGTCCCAGAGTAGCTTACACTTGGGCTCTAAGGCAGCTTCACATCCAAGTACTGACTAGACTTTTAAGGCACGCTTATGTTAAGCAGTGGAACAACATTGTGTGATTTCAGTATATTCACGAAGGTAAATGAAGCAGGAGTATCTCCTGCATGCAGGCGAAGCAGTGTAATGTGGGTTCCtgtctgttttctttttacttatTGCATTTCATGATGGATACAGATGCGGGAGAGACAATTTCTGGAAAAATCTCTACAGTGTAATGTAAGACAACATTTCCTCTTAAAGGTGGCAAACTGATGGCTGTGAGTTTATTTGTATTGCCCATAACACTTCAGCACTGAACATGGATGCAAACAGTTATTTCTTTTTATCCACAGAGTCTCGCTGTGATAAAGACATGGATGCTCTTAGTGGTTATGCTATGTGCCTTCCTAACCTTACTAGGCTACATGTTGTTGAACATCGACCAATACTTTGTGTAGAGATTAAGGTGAGTCTGTCaggattttaaaagcaaaaaaataataataacccctcAACTTTGAACAGCCCCATTCGCCTGGCAGCTGGTCTGTCAAGAAAAATGTGTCTCATTTTAAATTATTGGAGCCAAGGCCTGTTCTTGTATACTCACTTTGTGTTTAGTAATAATTAGTTGCTGAGAGTATGAGCCCCTGTTTCTTTGGTGTTGCCACCCCTTCAACTCCCTGTGGAGCTATTTTGCTGGAAATTATGGGCCCCAAAGTACTGTGAATGTGAACAGTCTGAATTCTGTGTCACCATTAGAGGTACAGTGAAGAGGTGATTTGATATAATAGGTGAAACATTTTATGCCAGCCAGTTGTTTAAGTTTGTATAAACATTTGAACCTGTACAATTAGAAGCTtagagcaaaaataataataaataatacagacTGTTTTCCCTCATGCTGAGAGTTGCTCTTATCACAAAGGAGATAGGGACAGACAACAGGACTACAGAGAAtgattttgtatttctatgtgaTAATGAAAAAGACATGTATAAATGACCTCTTCTCATATGTTAATTTTTCGGCATTTATGCAAAGTTAAATTATTTACAAACCTGAAAACTGAACAGTTATGCTCAGTTACGAGTTATGCATTGGATTGGTTAAATGTTAGTTTAATTGAGATGTTTTACAAGTATTGAGGGAGATACTGCTTTGGGATGTATCAGAAATCATTAAGGTAGCCCTTCTCTATATTAATCACAGAGCATGAAGAGAGATAATCCTGATGCTCACATGTATCTGGGGTGGTGTGAATATATACACGTCTACCAAAACTTATTTATGGAGAAAGGCTAGATCCAGAGAGAAAGACACTTCAAATGACATTTTAGACCCCCTCGCCCAAATAGTGCCTTCTAAATACAAAGTGtgctaataattttaatttattcttgCAGCCCAAATGTggcttcctccctttctccagtCATGTTTCACAGGAGATAAAGCACAAAGTATGTCGTTACTGCATGCATCAACATCTAAAGGTAATGTCTTATCTACaagatattccccccccccctttggttagTAAAATGATAGAACTAACATTCCATCTTGGGTACAGTCCACCAAACAAGAACTATTGAAATTGTGCCTATTGCTTGCTTTACTGAAACATATTTTAAGGAGATTAGTACTTGCATATAATTTTGTTTTGTCTAAGGAATAAATAAAGTACCATTCTTAGTTGAGCATTTTTGGGTGTAATTTGTAATTGAGAACTGGGATAcctcagagcatgagactcttaatctcagggttgtgggttcaagtcccatgttgggtgaaagattcctgcattgcactgggttggactagattacccttgtggcatcttccaactctacacttctatgattctgtgaatgccTTTAtgataaaatatatatgaaaaaactCATTTAACCCACTGTGTCTTCATCAAAAAGCATTAGTGTAACTTCTTATGTTCCTTGACATATTGTTTTCATTGAGAAACATATAGATTTATGTGGAGGAGAATTTCCACATCACCATAGACCTTTCTGCACTTGCAAAAATGCTCTACATTACATTGAAACTAGAGACGAAATGCTTTTGTTAGAGAAAACAAAAGACAAGTAACTGCTAGCTGATCAAATCTTAACATTTAACAGGTGATGTTATATGACAAATAACATGTGGACACCACTGAAGTTTAAATTGCATGAGCTACTTGTATATTTGAGATCCTAAAGGTTCTACGGGTGTAATGCTTGTTGCAGATGTTTTCTAGAAAATGTGAATACATAGTTGGGATCTCCCCTTGTACTCATAAATAATGTGTTTTAACAGGTAGCAAAAGGAAAGTGGAAACGGCAAAGTAAATATTGTCCTCTGGATCTCTTCTCAGGGTGAGAGCTGTTACGTTTTTATGAATGCTTTGTGTTAGGTTTGTATCACTACCATTAATAGTACTTATTTACTgttacttaatttatttattttaaaatttctgtattgctttgtatttttaataaaaatcttttcaaTTTTGTGTAGGGTCAGGTGCTATAGGTGCTGAATGAAAGGCAAGGACAGTATTCCTAGCTTGAGAATCTTCTCTGTTAGAGAAAAAAGGGTGGGTTCTGGTGGAGATATCAAAGGGGCAAGTAATGTGGCAATGGCAGTTACGGGCAAGTGTAAATGTGGCTTCAGAAACACCTTGCTGAAGAAGGAGGTCTTGAAGATGATGCCCAAGCATTAGAGGCAGGTTTCTTGAGAATAAAGGTTAGGAAGGAAATATTGAGTACAGATTAGAGGCAGCAAGAATGTTTTAGTGTTTGCCTGGTCACATTTCTTCATTTAAATAGTCCAATGTGGTTTTCCTTTTAGAAATAAACAGCGAATGCACTTTGCCTTGAGAAGTCTGCTACAGGAAGCACAGAATAACTTAAAAATATTTAAGGTAAGGTGCACTGGAAATTGCAATAAGTTTTTGTTCTTCACCATGTCTGTTGCCCCTTGTTAGTATGCTTTACTGGGTGACCAGCTGCTAGTCCCACAGGCTTAAATACAACAAGGTCAGTCTTTACTGGATAAAAATTGGATACATATTGATGCATATAGAAACaaagttatttatttcatttcctaaaataaaaaaatctgtagAGATAGGCAAGGAAATGGAGGAAGTGCAAATATGGTTATGTAAAGTTGAATTGAAGTGTGAAACTACTGCCTGTTGCTGTCAAAGAGGACATAGAGGCTTATTTTTGATCTTAGTACTAAGTACCACAGTACCAATATTTGCAATGTCAGCTACAAAGATCATATGATGAGAAAGATCTGTTATCATATGACTTCCGGTGACTGACATGTTGGTGTGTTTTACTCAAAATGATCTTATTAGCCAAATTCAAAGGCCTGGTGGGATTAATTAGACCTGAGGGCTAAAGGTTCTCCTGCTGTACTAAGCCATATTTTAGCATTTGGCTTGCACACTTTTGAGATGTGCTACAAGGAGGTGTTTGGAAGTGTTTACTTCTTGTTTAGATTGACTGCAACTTGCCATGTCTAAACATGGTCCAACTGGCTTAATCTTTCCTATAGTTAGCTAAAATGAGCCTGCTTCAAACCAtgttttttaaagctgctttATTTCAGTTAACCATAGtcaagattaaccacagtttagggttcaggCAACTTGTAAACTGGTTAATATAAAATGAAAGAACTTGCTGATTTCATGACTGAATAGCTGTGCAGTGTGATCCCAAGGGTTGCTCACTCAGCCTTATTATTGCAGTGCCAGCTATAGATAAGCATTGCATCTCAGCACAACCACTGACTGTCCTCCCAAGTCTCCTCTGTTTATGTGATGGTTCTTTTGGTGAATCCTACCACAACAGAGAccatgggaggaattcaatgtcatAATCTTTTgattgttctgtcagtgcaagcatttcagctagCCAGATGAAATGGTTCTCCATCTCCCCCACCCTGCATACTGTTCTGGAGTTTATCCCAACCTCCagagccaatttttttttttggggtggggggatgtacTGGGGAGGAGAGGGTAAACACCCATTGTGTAAGCGTATGTCCTCATTAGGTGTATCCCGCCTGCTTTCTCATTTTTTAGCCCTGTATTAGCCAAATTCAACAGGATCTTTCCTTCCTAGTGGCATTCAGATAAGGTGTGTGGTGAACATAAGGAATTGTTCTATAAAGGAAGTCTTTATCTAGCACTTAATCTCATTATAAACCAAAATAGCAAACTTGACTAGTTGTACACCAGTACATGGCTGTACATACTCTGTGTTTTAAAAGTGCAGAGTCTGCTCCATGAAAAGCTTAATTCTAGAAACTACAAAAGTTCATAAGCAAATATTTGTGTTTTGCATTACTTGTTCCATTTTAAACTGAAATAGTGAGAATTCTGAAATCTGCACCTGCATGGCACAGTTGTAGATTAATGGCATACATGAGCCCTGTCTCCCTCTGCTGACTGTCTTTAGTTTTTGATGGTACTGTTAGTAATTTGATCTGTTCAGTGGTGAGCCTGTATGTTAGCACAATGATCAAAGAATGTTTTGAACAAACCTTGCCTTTATTAATTTGTTAATATGCTTTGTACCGATTTATCAGATAATTCTGAAGAAAGCAAAACGAGAGGAAAAAGACTTGCTTGCTAAATATACATGGCTAAACTAATTCACAGAAGTCAGTGGGTGTCTTTCTATCtaatttgtttttaagttgtgttCTGTGTCAATAACTTTTTTTGTTTAAGTATCTTTTTTCCTGTCAGAGGCTAAGCTTCTTCCTCATGACTTATAATTAGTGGTATCCCACTTAGCAATTGAATAAGCTCCTTGTTTTAACTTAGGTTTGTATTTTGGCCTTCTTCCAGAGAGCTGAGGCTGGAACTATGCTTGGCAGTAGTTCTAGGTCTGAGAAACCAGGTTGCTGCTTAGCTCTTGAAAAAATGGCAGTGGAGACTGAAATTTGGAAGAGGAAAGCAGCACCATGGCTTCTTAATCTCTAGCTAAGGTTTGCAGATGTGTTTGCCCCTTCCTTTGCCTGCTGCATTCCCTTGCCAAATCACACCTTTCTCCTGCCACACTTCAATCTGGCTACCCAGATTGTTCCCAGACTTGATCTGCTGCTGTACATTTAGTTCACAACCTGACAATATCTCTGTGAGGTAGGAGAAGTGTCCCCTTATGCAAGGTTATTTAGTGTGCTTCACAGCTGAGCAGGATTCAGTCCTTAGCTTCCCACTTTGAAACCCAGTTTTCCAAGCCACAAAAGCACAGGACATACAAGCATGCAGTGTCTGTTACTCCATACATTTTGCtaatatgaaaaaaataaaattttagatGTATGACTTCTTTTTCCTTCCTGTTACAGAATGGTGAACTAATTTATGGTTGTAAAGATAATGAGGACGCTCTCTCTGATTTGAATGAACTTGCTTGCCACCTGAagccttttttctttccttcaaatGGCCTGGTCAATGGAACTCATTGTACACGGACAGTTCTGAAAGAATTAATCCATGTAATAACAATGGCTCTACTGAGTAGCACAGATGCCTGCAAAGCAGGTGATATGAAGACAGTTCCCTCCTCACAAGGAAGGAGTTTCTGTGAAGCTAGTGCTTTCAGTAAAGAAATAGCAAGAAATGGTAAGCAATTTCTGAGTTTCATCTGCCCTTCTAGAATTCAAATGATAAAATACTGTACAGCAAGATATGCATTGCTGTCAGTGTGGTTGCCACTGGGTTGAACTGTAAGTAATCTCTGTCTAATCTGGGTTTTCTGGCTTCCCAATAATGTACTTAGCTTTTAAATCAGAAAATCTGCTATGCTTCCGACCTTAATACTTGTCAGGAAAGCATACTAGTATGAGTCTAGATGTGTATATGCTTCCCCACTGTGTCTGCATAATATACATAAAAGTATGTGAATCAATCAATTACTTTAGTAATCATTTTTCAGAATGCATTGATAAAATGATTATCTGCACTGTAATTTTCAAGTTGTCTATTTGCTGCAAAGCCCCGTGTGTTTCACATGTATATTGCAGAGTTTTCAAGAGATTTTTCAGTGTAGAAAACGCAAAGCTAATTCTGGGCATCCCACTTCTTCAGACTTGTAGAACTTGCATATTTTGTTTCTCTAGGCCTATGCTGTTGCTTTTAGAGCTGTAGTTAATAGAATATTTCAGCAGCTTCTGTACTTCCCCTCCTTGCCACGGACTGCTTGAAAATTGATGAGGgcgggattcaactaatgagtcctgaCAGCAGAAGCCCGTGCAAGAACTTCTGCTTGTGCATTGGGGCTTCCTCCCACTGTGCCTCCCTAAATTATCTCATGAGGGTGTAGGAAAACCTCCAGAACAGCATGTGGTGGGAGATAAGGAGTACTTGTCCTAATGAAACAATCAACATAGTGCAACATTGAAATGTTGAGAAATAAAAGtggcaataaaaacacaattaaaaatcaatatgaatactgAATGGACTGTACACAATTGCTGCTCCTGCTGTTCTTCATGGCCACACTTgtagaccacctgaatgaagcttgcagaCCACTGATGGTCTGTGGACCATAGTTTGGGAACCCCCGGAATATGGCATTAAAAATCTACACTGTGTAAAATGTGCCTTTTATACAAAACTTAGATTTGCAAAGATGTGCAtgattaaaaatcaattaaatcaGTTTGGTGAAATTTTTCTTCTGAATAACTTGAGGGTGGGGAACTGGGTATTTTCAAAATGTGCTAAGATAATATTTCTTCTTAGGATTGACTCTCAAATATTGTACAACTTGAGGCCTTgacatttaaaaatgtatgccATTTGCATTAGCATTAGCATATCACCATAAATCTTCCCTCAATATTGGGAGCAGTAAAGGACTTACATTTCTCTCTTGTTTTGAAAATGTCCTTTCTAACTAGAGCTGAACACTGAATTACAGTGCCTCATTGTTTCCCTTTTTGAACTGGGAGTACAAATCTGGCTTTTGTTTTGAAATACATAAATTGGGCATGGTTAATCTCCCCTGCTCCATAACTTTGCTTTTGTTAGTTGTGAGCAGAGAGGTTcgtatatatatttttgtcaaACCAGTTTTGAAAACATACTTTCCTTTCAGGCAAAAATAAAATGGAGACCTCTGGCTTGCCCAAAGAATGTCTCCTCTACAAAACACTCCAGGCTCAGATGCTGGATATGCTGGATATTGAGGGTGTATATCCTTTGTACAACAGAGTGGAGCAATACTTGGAAGAGTTTCCCAAAGAGAGGTAAGATTTCATGGCACCAGTTTTTAACTTGTCAAGTGGAATGGAGTAGAGCTTAGTGAAGCTCACTGAGCAATGTGGAAGATTGTTCTCAAAGGCTCATTAAGGTTTCTTTAAAACTCGGAGGGCCTGTTCAGCTATTCTAGGATTATCTTCACCATGATACTGGGGATTAGGGCTTGCGGGAAGCTGCTGCATTTATTTGACCCTTCAGATCTACCAGTTTAAGAAAACAATGATGTCATTCTATGTACAGCTCTGAGTCGTAATATACAGCTTAGCTTAGCGTCTTGAGTAAAGAAGGTGGTCTGTAATATTACAACCTCTGCATAAATCCAGAAGTTATACTGCAGAAATTACCCACAGTTCACTGACCCAAATGCCACACTACCAATATTGTTGGCAACTGCCCTTCTTTCATACCACATTGGATAAAGGACTCCTGTCACAAAATAGCTTTTTTGACAGTTCTTGTTCTTATTTACACAGCTTTTCTTTAACACAGTAATAGTTATTCACTTTCTGTGTTGGGAAAAGAAAGACAGTAATGGGCTGGTTCTCATAAAATGCACACTCCTCCTCTGTTGAGAAGAGGATCTACCAACAATATTGCAGTGTGGCATTTGAGTTAGTGAAATATGGATTATTTCTGCAGTTCTGGAATATAACATTTGGACTGATGCAGAGGTTGTAATATTCTTTTCTGCCAATATTACTTTTGGTTTCAAAGAATATAACATATAACATAGTGTTATATGTGAACCAGGAGTCctggttttaaaacaaacaatggtATCTGATAAACAAGTGAACTTCAAACTGTGGATGGCGTTTTCAACTAACCATTGCTTATTTTAAACCAGGATTCCTGGTTCACACAACACTAAGCTCAGTTTCTTTGAACCTGATATTAAACTCAGTGGAAGTGGACATTGTTCAGGTTCACCCACACAGCACTAcatgcaggggtgggggaacatgtctgcttccagacaactcccattatcccctggccattggccatgttggcttggggtgatgggagttggaagttgAACATCATCTGGAGTGCcataggttcctcacctctggggACTAAACCAAGGTTTAATGTTAAGTGCAAGCCAGTGGATTCTGCTCACATTAGGAATGAAAGAGAGAGACTTCTGC is from Podarcis muralis chromosome 2, rPodMur119.hap1.1, whole genome shotgun sequence and encodes:
- the IPPK gene encoding inositol-pentakisphosphate 2-kinase isoform X1 → MEAEKMDENEWRYHGEGNKSLVVSHRQRCVVLRFLKFPPNRDKTPEEIFQHLQNIVYFGKHIMKQFFGEKYVHHGEVVQLSLDFLKQLCLKIQSERPESRCDKDMDALSGYAMCLPNLTRLHVVEHRPILCVEIKPKCGFLPFSSHVSQEIKHKVCRYCMHQHLKVAKGKWKRQSKYCPLDLFSGNKQRMHFALRSLLQEAQNNLKIFKNGELIYGCKDNEDALSDLNELACHLKPFFFPSNGLVNGTHCTRTVLKELIHVITMALLSSTDACKAGDMKTVPSSQGRSFCEASAFSKEIARNGKNKMETSGLPKECLLYKTLQAQMLDMLDIEGVYPLYNRVEQYLEEFPKERNVLQIDGPYNESFYEKLLDISTEDDGTVAYALTKVQQYRVAMTAKDCSIMIALSPCQQDECAVQRPLVLTSKSRFTFSVSVLDLDLKPYESIHHQYKLDRKIVNFYLKNTQAKDDSVMSNLLKENEDCTLLLHKM
- the IPPK gene encoding inositol-pentakisphosphate 2-kinase isoform X3; its protein translation is MVQILLSESRCDKDMDALSGYAMCLPNLTRLHVVEHRPILCVEIKPKCGFLPFSSHVSQEIKHKVCRYCMHQHLKVAKGKWKRQSKYCPLDLFSGNKQRMHFALRSLLQEAQNNLKIFKNGELIYGCKDNEDALSDLNELACHLKPFFFPSNGLVNGTHCTRTVLKELIHVITMALLSSTDACKAGDMKTVPSSQGRSFCEASAFSKEIARNGKNKMETSGLPKECLLYKTLQAQMLDMLDIEGVYPLYNRVEQYLEEFPKERNVLQIDGPYNESFYEKLLDISTEDDGTVAYALTKVQQYRVAMTAKDCSIMIALSPCQQDECAVQRPLVLTSKSRFTFSVSVLDLDLKPYESIHHQYKLDRKIVNFYLKNTQAKDDSVMSNLLKENEDCTLLLHKM
- the IPPK gene encoding inositol-pentakisphosphate 2-kinase isoform X2, with the protein product MKQFFGEKYVHHGEVVQLSLDFLKQLCLKIQSERPESRCDKDMDALSGYAMCLPNLTRLHVVEHRPILCVEIKPKCGFLPFSSHVSQEIKHKVCRYCMHQHLKVAKGKWKRQSKYCPLDLFSGNKQRMHFALRSLLQEAQNNLKIFKNGELIYGCKDNEDALSDLNELACHLKPFFFPSNGLVNGTHCTRTVLKELIHVITMALLSSTDACKAGDMKTVPSSQGRSFCEASAFSKEIARNGKNKMETSGLPKECLLYKTLQAQMLDMLDIEGVYPLYNRVEQYLEEFPKERNVLQIDGPYNESFYEKLLDISTEDDGTVAYALTKVQQYRVAMTAKDCSIMIALSPCQQDECAVQRPLVLTSKSRFTFSVSVLDLDLKPYESIHHQYKLDRKIVNFYLKNTQAKDDSVMSNLLKENEDCTLLLHKM